The following proteins come from a genomic window of Gemmatimonadales bacterium:
- a CDS encoding response regulator, producing MTDVPDRVPARPRVLVVEDHALLRAALSRFLRLKGCGVEAAADGAEGLERLAGDHFDVVVSDVQMPRLDGPAFYERAVALHPYLRRRFVFCSAMPPPLSLMTNPAVRFYFKPLELSDLWATLNEMLGDQQP from the coding sequence ATGACCGACGTCCCCGACCGCGTTCCCGCCCGCCCGCGCGTCCTCGTGGTGGAGGACCACGCGCTTCTCCGCGCTGCCCTCAGCCGGTTCCTCCGGCTGAAGGGCTGCGGCGTCGAGGCCGCCGCGGACGGCGCGGAAGGTCTCGAAAGGCTGGCGGGCGACCATTTCGACGTCGTGGTGAGCGACGTCCAGATGCCGAGGCTTGACGGGCCGGCCTTCTACGAGCGCGCGGTGGCGTTGCACCCGTACCTCCGGCGCCGGTTTGTCTTCTGCAGCGCCATGCCGCCTCCCCTCTCCCTCATGACGAACCCCGCGGTCCGCTTCTACTTCAAGCCCCTGGAGCTGAGCGACCTCTGGGCGACGCTCAACGAGATGCTCGGGGATCAGCAGCCTTAG
- a CDS encoding radical SAM protein, with protein MKTDAQTRRRTDAQGRTGAPAHSTADSVRLRGGAPVPASPWVVLDERQRGAQFIELPIKSVLNSPRQTGMDFWSLNPYVGCEFGCSYCYARYAHRYVVERGSAKGTLGPAAWDDETFERQIFVKVAAPEIAALAARPSRLGGHTIVIGTATDPYQPAERTYRITRRVLERLAQVHGLHIGIITKSPLIARDLDVLQRLAERSRVTVLISLISVDALLVRKLEVRSPVPAVRLGALEKLVRAGLHAGVLIAPVLPGITDDVPHLEAVMRAAKDAGAAFARADPLRLYPPIKRRFLGVVEQEFPALLAKYERAFDARGFVTREYATALKRRVARLQRKVGFVHDEYADALAHRPAEDVVQWEMPL; from the coding sequence GTGAAGACAGACGCGCAGACGCGCAGACGCACAGACGCGCAGGGACGCACCGGCGCACCGGCGCACAGTACTGCGGACTCGGTGCGGCTGCGCGGCGGTGCGCCGGTGCCCGCTTCTCCGTGGGTCGTGCTCGATGAGCGGCAGCGCGGGGCGCAGTTCATCGAGCTGCCCATCAAATCGGTCCTGAACTCGCCGCGGCAGACGGGGATGGATTTCTGGTCCCTGAACCCGTACGTCGGCTGCGAGTTCGGCTGCTCGTACTGCTACGCCCGTTACGCCCACCGGTACGTGGTCGAGCGGGGGAGCGCGAAGGGCACGCTGGGTCCCGCGGCCTGGGACGACGAGACGTTCGAGCGGCAGATCTTCGTGAAGGTGGCGGCGCCGGAGATCGCGGCGCTCGCCGCGCGACCGTCGCGCCTGGGCGGCCACACCATCGTGATCGGCACCGCGACCGACCCGTACCAGCCCGCCGAGCGGACGTACCGGATCACGCGGCGGGTGCTGGAGCGGCTGGCGCAGGTCCACGGGCTCCACATCGGCATCATCACCAAGTCACCGCTCATCGCGCGCGACCTGGACGTGCTCCAGAGGCTGGCCGAGCGGAGCCGCGTCACCGTGCTCATCTCGCTCATCAGCGTGGACGCGCTGCTGGTCCGGAAGCTCGAGGTCCGCTCGCCGGTGCCGGCGGTGCGGCTGGGCGCGCTGGAGAAGCTGGTGCGGGCCGGGCTCCACGCCGGGGTGCTGATCGCGCCGGTGCTGCCGGGGATCACCGACGACGTGCCGCACCTCGAGGCCGTGATGCGCGCGGCGAAGGACGCCGGCGCGGCGTTCGCGCGCGCGGACCCGCTCCGGCTCTACCCGCCCATCAAGCGGCGTTTCCTGGGGGTGGTCGAACAGGAGTTCCCGGCGCTGCTCGCCAAGTACGAGCGGGCGTTCGACGCGCGGGGGTTCGTCACCAGGGAATACGCCACAGCGCTCAAGCGGAGAGTAGCGCGGTTGCAGAGAAAGGTCGGGTTCGTTCACGACGAGTACGCCGACGCGCTCGCGCACCGGCCGGCGGAAGATGTGGTCCAGTGGGAGATGCCGCTCTAA